One window of Tissierellales bacterium genomic DNA carries:
- the glyA gene encoding serine hydroxymethyltransferase, with product MDFSNLKEHDPEIMEVIEMETERQRHNIELIASENFVTPQVMEAMGSQLTNKYAEGYPGRRYYGGCEKVDIAEDLARDRLKKLFGADHANVQPHSGANANLGVYFAILEPGDKVLGMNLSEGGHLTHGSPVNISGTYYNFVSYGVDKDTETINYDEVREIAKKEQPKLIVAGASAYPRVIDFKKFREIADEVNAYLMVDMAHIAGLVAVGLHPNPVPYADFVTTTTHKTLRGPRGGAILCKEEYAKKIDKAIFPGLQGGPLMHVIAAKAVSFKEALTDEFKDYQKQVVKNAATLADALVEKGFRLVSGGTDNHLVLIDVGNKNLTGKKAEELLDEIGITTNKNTIPNDPESPFVTSGLRIGTPAVTTRGMKEEDMKEIAEIMNLAMDENNDRDELRKRVQDLCEKYPLYE from the coding sequence ATGGATTTTTCAAATTTAAAAGAACATGATCCTGAAATAATGGAAGTTATAGAAATGGAGACTGAAAGACAAAGACATAATATTGAACTGATTGCTTCTGAAAACTTTGTTACTCCACAAGTTATGGAAGCTATGGGTAGTCAATTAACAAATAAGTATGCAGAAGGTTATCCTGGTAGAAGATATTATGGTGGCTGTGAAAAGGTAGATATTGCAGAGGATTTAGCAAGAGATAGACTTAAAAAATTATTTGGTGCAGACCATGCAAACGTTCAACCTCATTCTGGTGCAAATGCAAATTTAGGAGTTTATTTTGCTATATTAGAGCCTGGCGACAAAGTTTTAGGAATGAATCTGTCAGAAGGTGGACATTTGACTCATGGAAGTCCTGTAAATATTTCTGGAACCTATTATAATTTTGTGTCCTATGGTGTGGACAAAGATACAGAGACAATAAATTATGATGAAGTTAGAGAAATTGCAAAAAAAGAACAACCTAAACTTATTGTAGCAGGTGCTAGTGCCTATCCAAGAGTTATTGATTTTAAGAAATTTAGAGAAATTGCTGATGAAGTAAATGCTTATTTAATGGTTGATATGGCTCATATTGCCGGATTAGTTGCAGTAGGTTTACATCCTAACCCAGTACCTTATGCTGATTTCGTTACAACTACTACACATAAAACTTTAAGGGGACCAAGAGGTGGAGCTATACTATGTAAAGAGGAATATGCTAAGAAAATAGATAAAGCAATATTCCCAGGTCTTCAAGGCGGGCCGCTTATGCATGTAATTGCAGCGAAGGCAGTAAGCTTTAAGGAAGCACTTACAGATGAATTTAAAGACTACCAAAAACAGGTAGTAAAAAATGCAGCTACTTTAGCTGACGCCTTGGTAGAGAAAGGCTTTAGATTAGTATCTGGAGGAACAGACAATCATCTTGTTTTAATCGATGTTGGAAATAAAAACTTAACTGGTAAAAAGGCAGAGGAATTATTAGATGAAATAGGAATAACAACAAATAAAAATACTATTCCTAATGATCCGGAAAGTCCATTCGTCACAAGTGGATTAAGAATCGGTACTCCAGCTGTAACTACTAGAGGAATGAAAGAAGAAGATATGAAAGAAATTGCAGAAATAATGAATTTAGCAATGGATGAAAATAATGATAGGGATGAATTAAGAAAACGAGTTCAAGACCTTTGTGAAAAGTATCCTCTATATGAATAG